The window TCTTGGCCATTAAACGCTTGTTGGGCCATTGTGTTTGATTTAAGCCGATAAAAGGTATACTTTTGAGACATTTTCACGCCGCTTCGTCAGACTTATGCGCTGCGTGGCCACATCAAAGAAATACTCTTATTTGGCCACGGCTCGTTGGCCACGAATTAATGCCCACAGTGTCCAGTGGCCATGGGGCCAAGATGTAGCAACCAATTTTCGGCCGGCATGTGTAAACAAGATTTTCAATTCGAAATGCAAATCAATGGGCTGGGCCGGTCGGCTGCAACGGAAGTTCTGCGTCTGCACTTCCTTTGTTTTGAGTCGAGTTCCCCAAACCCATTCTTTCTCTAATTTATTGAATGTGTTGAGTAACGAGGCCCCCTCCTCCTTCTTCCTCAGTGAAACGCCCCATCGAATCAGATTTTATAATCCCATATCGCACAGCTTTACCTGGCCGAGCGAGCTCTTTTGTGCGAGTGGGTCCTGGCTTTCAATTGAATGCTCATTATTTTGCCCATTTGGTTCGAGTGCTGTGTGCGTGCAGAAGTGTTGCCTGCACCGTCGCATCCACAAGGGGTGCATCATCCCAGCGATCGCCATGCACAGAATGGCGGGTATTTTGAGGCATCCGACCAGGCACTCGACTGCAACGTCATTCATCGGCCAAGATTTGTCGCCAACCACCTCGGAATGCGTGGCATTCTGGTCGAAATACTCCGAAATAGTCAATGCCCTGCCTTTATGGAGGATCGATGGACTGATGTTTTTCCCTTCTATGAAGTTCTTctatgaaaaaattcattaaatgtttttaaagtttatattAAGCTTGAGAGTTACCTTAAAAAACAGGAACACTATAAAGGTTAAAGTGGTCCACTTTAATAAAGCCATTGCTTCAATATGTAGAAGAGTAAAAATTTGGAAGGCTGGTAATATTACTATTACAGTATCCTTCTGAAAGTCTAAAAATTTACAAATGACAGAGCAGACATctatatttgaaataaaaacaaggcCTATCGTATAACAAAAAGGgttacaataataataaagccaCATTAAAGCCTGGAATAGGTGTTAAAAGTATATCCTTAGCACTAACAACCCCTGACAGGAGCTgcatatgaatattttatggaCGAAATGAAAGGCAAATAAGAGCAGTAGAAGCgagggactgggactgggaaaTTGTACAACAATGAACAAGTAGAGCAAGCGCATTACAAGGATATCTCGGCAGCAGTGACCCAAAAGCATTAGCAGCCAAAGGAGTCGTGTTTTGAGTAGG of the Drosophila ananassae strain 14024-0371.13 chromosome 2R, ASM1763931v2, whole genome shotgun sequence genome contains:
- the LOC26515560 gene encoding uncharacterized protein LOC26515560, which encodes MALLKWTTLTFIVFLFFKKNFIEGKNISPSILHKGRALTISEYFDQNATHSEVVGDKSWPMNDVAVECLVGCLKIPAILCMAIAGMMHPLWMRRCRQHFCTHTALEPNGQNNEHSIESQDPLAQKSSLGQVKLCDMGL